One window of Mixophyes fleayi isolate aMixFle1 chromosome 3, aMixFle1.hap1, whole genome shotgun sequence genomic DNA carries:
- the TMEM63B gene encoding mechanosensitive cation channel TMEM63B isoform X1 has translation MTPFFLGSLASMGTTAASSCTGDSCNNVTTKDYCYSARIRSTVLQGLPFGGVPTVLALDFMCFLGLLFLFSILRKLAWDYGRLALVTDADRQRRRNMFREEHEYVASAMHSDSHDRYERLTSVSSSVDFEQRDNGFCSWLTAIFRIKDDEIREKCGADAVHYLSFQRHIIGLLVVVGVLSVGIVLPVNFSGDLLENNAYSFGRTTIANLDSRNNLLWLHTTFAFLYLLLTVYSMRRHTSRMRYKEDDLVKRTLFINGVSKYAEPEKIKKHFEEAYTNCTVLEARSCYNVARLMFLDAERKKAERGRLYFNHLLNKENTTSLINPKPCGHLCCCVIKGCEQVDAIEYYTQLEQRLKEDYKKEKEKVNEKPLGMAFVTFHNEAITAMILKDFNACKCHGCSCRGEPTHSTCSDALHVHNWTVSYAPDPQNIYWENLSTRGFVWWIRCLIINVILFLLLFFLTTPAIIITTMDKFNVTKPVEYLNNPIITQFFPTLLLWAFSALLPTIVYYSAFFEAHWTRSGENRTTMHKCYTFLIFMVLLLPSLGLSSLDLFFRWLFDKKFLAEAKIRFECVFLPDNGAFFVNYVIASAFIGNAMDLLRIPGLLMYMIRLCLARSAAERKNVKRHQAYEFQFGAAYAWMMCIFTVVMTYSITCPIIVPFGLMYMLLKHLVDRYNLYYAYLPAKLDKKIHSAAVSQVVAAPILCLFWLLFFSTVRIGFLAPTSMFTFVVLVITIVICLSHVCFGHFKYLSAHNYRIDHTEVNVSALDGTQNGRPASNTSSQKSAKYIALVLQDSSADSEPAGDSEDTEEPGSQDEEMINADNTQDAEFQSCEDSLIENEIHQ, from the exons ATGACTCCTTTCTTCCTCGGCTCCCTGGCGTCCATGGGCACTACGGCCGCTTCCTCCTGCACAGGAGACTCCTGTAACAATGTCACCACCAAGGATTACTGCTACAGCGCCCGCATCCGCAGCACCGTGCTCCAGGGCCTGCCGTTCGGGGGAGTGCCAACTGTACTGGCCCTAGACTTCATGTGCTTCCTG GGTCTGCTCTTTCTCTTCTCCATCCTGAGGAAGCTGGCCTGGGACTACGGGCGTCTGGCGCTGGTTACCGATGCAGACAG GCAGCGGCGTCGGAACATGTTCCGAGAAGAGCACGAATA TGTGGCCTCTGCGATGCACTCGGACAGCCACGACCGGTACGAGCGTCTGACCTCCGTCTCCAGCTCGGTGGACTTCGAACAGAGAGATAAT GGTTTCTGCTCCTGGCTGACCGCAATCTTCAGGATCAA AGACGATGAGATCCGTGAGAAATGTGGTGCAGACGCCGTACATTATCTGTCCTTCCAGCGCCACATCATCGGCCTGCTGGTGGTGGTTGGTGTATTGTCTGTCGGCATCGTGCTGCCCGTCAACTTCTCAGGAGACCTTCTTG AAAACAATGCGTACAGCTTTGGCAGGACAACTATTGCAAATCTGGACTCCAG AAATAATCTGCTTTGGCTACACACCACCTTCGCTTTTCTGTACCTGTTGCTCACAGTGTATAGTATGAGGCGACACACGTCCAGGATGCGCTACAAGGAGGATGACCTG GTAAAACGTACACTGTTTATTAATGGCGTTTCCAAATACGCTGAACCTGAAAAAATCAAGAAACATTTTGA AGAGGCCTACACCAACTGTACTGTCCTGGAAGCTCGGTCTTGTTATAATGTTGCCAGACTCATGTTCTTGGATGCAGAGAG GAAAAAGGCAGAGCGCGGTCGGCTATACTTTAACCACTTGCTAAATAAGGAAAATACCACGTCTCTGATCAACCCAAAGCCTTGTGGGCACTTGTGTTGCTGTGTGATCAAGGGCTGTGAGCAG GTGGATGCCATAGAGTACTACACACAACTGGAGCAGCGTCTGAAAGAAGATTACAAGAAGGAGAAGGAAAAGGTCAATGAGAAACCATTGGGAATGGCATTTGTCACATTTCACAATGAGGCCATCACAGCCAT GATCCTGAAAGACTTTAATGCGTGTAAATGTCACGGATGCAGCTGCCGTGGGGAACCCACACACTCCACGTGTAGTGACGCTCTGCACGTTCATAACTGGACTGTCAGCTACGCTCCAGACCCACAGAACATCTATTG GGAGAATCTTTCCACTCGTGGATTTGTCTGGTGGATCCGCTGTCTGATTATCAATGTCatactcttcctcctcctcttcttcctcactaCTCCGGCAATAATCATCACTACTATGGACAAGTTTAATGTCACCAAGCCCGTGGAGTACCTGAAT AATCCCATCATCACACAGTTCTTCCCCACGTTGTTGCTCTGGGCCTTCTCCGCTCTTCTCCCGACCATCGTCTATTACTCCGCTTTCTTTGAGGCACATTGGACCAG GTCGGGGGAGAACAGGACCACTATGCACAAGTGTTACACCTTCCTCATCTTCATGGTTCTGCTGCTGCCGTCGCTGGGACTGAGCAG TCTCGACTTGTTTTTCCGTTGGCTGTTTGACAAGAAATTTTTGGCTGAGGCAAAAATCAGGTTTGA GTGCGTGTTCCTCCCAGACAACGGCGCGTTCTTTGTGAATTACGTTATCGCCTCCGCCTTTATCGGTAACGCCATGGACTTGCTCCGAATCCCAGGTCTATTGATGTACATGATCCGGCTGTGTCTAGCGCGTTCCGCAGCAGAGCGCAAAAATGTCAAGCGG CACCAGGCCTATGAGTTCCAGTTTGGTGCAGCTTACGCCTGGATGATGTGTATTTTTACAGTGGTGATGACGTACAGTATCACGTGTCCTATTATTGTCCCATTCG GTCTCATGTACATGCTCCTCAAACACCTGGTGGACAGGTACAACCTATACTATGCCTACTTACCGGCTAAACTGGACAAAAAGATCCACTCTGCGGCTGTGAGTCAGGTGGTGGCCGCCCCCATTCTCTGCCTCTTCTGGCTGCTCTTCTTCTCCACTGTGAGGATAG GGTTCCTGGCACCCACCTCCATGTTCACCTTTGTGGTTCTGGTAATCACCATTGTAATCTGCTTGTCCCATGTCTGCTTTGGACACTTCAAATACCTTAGTGCTCACAACTACAGG ATTGATCACACAGAGGTCAATGTCAGCGCTCTAGATGGGACACAGAATGGCCGCCCAGCGTCCAATACATCTTCTCAGAAGTCAGCG AAATACATCGCTTTGGTTCTCCAAGATTCGTCGGCAGACAGCGAGCCAGCGGGAGACAGTGAGGACACCGAGGAGCCGGGGTCCCAGGATGAGGAGATGATAAACGCAGACAATACACAGGACGCAGAATTCCAGTCTTGTGAGGACAGTCTCATTGAGAACGAGATCCACCAGTGA
- the TMEM63B gene encoding mechanosensitive cation channel TMEM63B isoform X2: MTPFFLGSLASMGTTAASSCTGDSCNNVTTKDYCYSARIRSTVLQGLPFGGVPTVLALDFMCFLGLLFLFSILRKLAWDYGRLALVTDADSVASAMHSDSHDRYERLTSVSSSVDFEQRDNGFCSWLTAIFRIKDDEIREKCGADAVHYLSFQRHIIGLLVVVGVLSVGIVLPVNFSGDLLENNAYSFGRTTIANLDSRNNLLWLHTTFAFLYLLLTVYSMRRHTSRMRYKEDDLVKRTLFINGVSKYAEPEKIKKHFEEAYTNCTVLEARSCYNVARLMFLDAERKKAERGRLYFNHLLNKENTTSLINPKPCGHLCCCVIKGCEQVDAIEYYTQLEQRLKEDYKKEKEKVNEKPLGMAFVTFHNEAITAMILKDFNACKCHGCSCRGEPTHSTCSDALHVHNWTVSYAPDPQNIYWENLSTRGFVWWIRCLIINVILFLLLFFLTTPAIIITTMDKFNVTKPVEYLNNPIITQFFPTLLLWAFSALLPTIVYYSAFFEAHWTRSGENRTTMHKCYTFLIFMVLLLPSLGLSSLDLFFRWLFDKKFLAEAKIRFECVFLPDNGAFFVNYVIASAFIGNAMDLLRIPGLLMYMIRLCLARSAAERKNVKRHQAYEFQFGAAYAWMMCIFTVVMTYSITCPIIVPFGLMYMLLKHLVDRYNLYYAYLPAKLDKKIHSAAVSQVVAAPILCLFWLLFFSTVRIGFLAPTSMFTFVVLVITIVICLSHVCFGHFKYLSAHNYRIDHTEVNVSALDGTQNGRPASNTSSQKSAKYIALVLQDSSADSEPAGDSEDTEEPGSQDEEMINADNTQDAEFQSCEDSLIENEIHQ, translated from the exons ATGACTCCTTTCTTCCTCGGCTCCCTGGCGTCCATGGGCACTACGGCCGCTTCCTCCTGCACAGGAGACTCCTGTAACAATGTCACCACCAAGGATTACTGCTACAGCGCCCGCATCCGCAGCACCGTGCTCCAGGGCCTGCCGTTCGGGGGAGTGCCAACTGTACTGGCCCTAGACTTCATGTGCTTCCTG GGTCTGCTCTTTCTCTTCTCCATCCTGAGGAAGCTGGCCTGGGACTACGGGCGTCTGGCGCTGGTTACCGATGCAGACAG TGTGGCCTCTGCGATGCACTCGGACAGCCACGACCGGTACGAGCGTCTGACCTCCGTCTCCAGCTCGGTGGACTTCGAACAGAGAGATAAT GGTTTCTGCTCCTGGCTGACCGCAATCTTCAGGATCAA AGACGATGAGATCCGTGAGAAATGTGGTGCAGACGCCGTACATTATCTGTCCTTCCAGCGCCACATCATCGGCCTGCTGGTGGTGGTTGGTGTATTGTCTGTCGGCATCGTGCTGCCCGTCAACTTCTCAGGAGACCTTCTTG AAAACAATGCGTACAGCTTTGGCAGGACAACTATTGCAAATCTGGACTCCAG AAATAATCTGCTTTGGCTACACACCACCTTCGCTTTTCTGTACCTGTTGCTCACAGTGTATAGTATGAGGCGACACACGTCCAGGATGCGCTACAAGGAGGATGACCTG GTAAAACGTACACTGTTTATTAATGGCGTTTCCAAATACGCTGAACCTGAAAAAATCAAGAAACATTTTGA AGAGGCCTACACCAACTGTACTGTCCTGGAAGCTCGGTCTTGTTATAATGTTGCCAGACTCATGTTCTTGGATGCAGAGAG GAAAAAGGCAGAGCGCGGTCGGCTATACTTTAACCACTTGCTAAATAAGGAAAATACCACGTCTCTGATCAACCCAAAGCCTTGTGGGCACTTGTGTTGCTGTGTGATCAAGGGCTGTGAGCAG GTGGATGCCATAGAGTACTACACACAACTGGAGCAGCGTCTGAAAGAAGATTACAAGAAGGAGAAGGAAAAGGTCAATGAGAAACCATTGGGAATGGCATTTGTCACATTTCACAATGAGGCCATCACAGCCAT GATCCTGAAAGACTTTAATGCGTGTAAATGTCACGGATGCAGCTGCCGTGGGGAACCCACACACTCCACGTGTAGTGACGCTCTGCACGTTCATAACTGGACTGTCAGCTACGCTCCAGACCCACAGAACATCTATTG GGAGAATCTTTCCACTCGTGGATTTGTCTGGTGGATCCGCTGTCTGATTATCAATGTCatactcttcctcctcctcttcttcctcactaCTCCGGCAATAATCATCACTACTATGGACAAGTTTAATGTCACCAAGCCCGTGGAGTACCTGAAT AATCCCATCATCACACAGTTCTTCCCCACGTTGTTGCTCTGGGCCTTCTCCGCTCTTCTCCCGACCATCGTCTATTACTCCGCTTTCTTTGAGGCACATTGGACCAG GTCGGGGGAGAACAGGACCACTATGCACAAGTGTTACACCTTCCTCATCTTCATGGTTCTGCTGCTGCCGTCGCTGGGACTGAGCAG TCTCGACTTGTTTTTCCGTTGGCTGTTTGACAAGAAATTTTTGGCTGAGGCAAAAATCAGGTTTGA GTGCGTGTTCCTCCCAGACAACGGCGCGTTCTTTGTGAATTACGTTATCGCCTCCGCCTTTATCGGTAACGCCATGGACTTGCTCCGAATCCCAGGTCTATTGATGTACATGATCCGGCTGTGTCTAGCGCGTTCCGCAGCAGAGCGCAAAAATGTCAAGCGG CACCAGGCCTATGAGTTCCAGTTTGGTGCAGCTTACGCCTGGATGATGTGTATTTTTACAGTGGTGATGACGTACAGTATCACGTGTCCTATTATTGTCCCATTCG GTCTCATGTACATGCTCCTCAAACACCTGGTGGACAGGTACAACCTATACTATGCCTACTTACCGGCTAAACTGGACAAAAAGATCCACTCTGCGGCTGTGAGTCAGGTGGTGGCCGCCCCCATTCTCTGCCTCTTCTGGCTGCTCTTCTTCTCCACTGTGAGGATAG GGTTCCTGGCACCCACCTCCATGTTCACCTTTGTGGTTCTGGTAATCACCATTGTAATCTGCTTGTCCCATGTCTGCTTTGGACACTTCAAATACCTTAGTGCTCACAACTACAGG ATTGATCACACAGAGGTCAATGTCAGCGCTCTAGATGGGACACAGAATGGCCGCCCAGCGTCCAATACATCTTCTCAGAAGTCAGCG AAATACATCGCTTTGGTTCTCCAAGATTCGTCGGCAGACAGCGAGCCAGCGGGAGACAGTGAGGACACCGAGGAGCCGGGGTCCCAGGATGAGGAGATGATAAACGCAGACAATACACAGGACGCAGAATTCCAGTCTTGTGAGGACAGTCTCATTGAGAACGAGATCCACCAGTGA